Part of the Theobroma cacao cultivar B97-61/B2 unplaced genomic scaffold, Criollo_cocoa_genome_V2, whole genome shotgun sequence genome is shown below.
atacatttagTTAACTGAAagatgtaattttttttttattttcttttattataaactttattcataataacttttgacttatttatcaatttttgatgaaatataatttgcaAAAAGGGTTATCTTAATTATTAGAGATATTAGATTGAAAACTAATGcaatagaagaagaaagaagtgataCTGACAAGAATAGATACAGCGTTGCCGAAATGAGAGCCGACTGCCACTAGGGAATGCAGAAGGTTGAGAGGATAATATTGAAACAGCATTCATTCCATCGACCTTAGCAAATGCTAATTGTGGACGACGACGGAGCAGATCCAAAGCAACATCTGGTGAAGTgatgatataaaaaaaaaattatataccCCATGACAAGATAcattaaagaaagaattgtTTGTGTTTACAACATATATGTCACTCTTACCAAACCATTTGTTACTAATACAGCGATGGACGACCAGCACTGCCTGACGTTTGTTTTCTTCCTCGATTAGGAATCCTGGTGTAGTCATGTTGTATAGATAGTGAGTCATATCTTTATGGCCTGCCAAACATGCAAAATTAAGTGGAATATCTCCTCTGCGATCAAGTGGAATATCTTCTGCGCCATTTTTAACAGTAAGTAATTCCTCGTTCTTTGTGATCAATCTTTGGGCAATCTCGGTGTTTTCAGAGCACAAGGCGACATAGTGAAGAACCGTGTTACCACCACGATCTACCATTCCTAGGTGTTCCTTTGACATTGTGCTTACAAATTCATCAATCATTTCCAACTGACCCTCGAAGATTGCGAAATGAAAGATCGTGAGATCAGCCATGGCCCGAATTCCGGTATATGCTAAATGAGGGTTGGCCCTCAATagtttctttgccttttccaaATGACGTGTCCTAATAGCCTCGAGGAACTCCGCAGTACTTTTGCGTTCAACATGTCTATCCTCTGCCACCGCACAACGTTGTTAATAGAGTAGTATGCTAAAGATCGGTAATTAtgatatgaaaattttcatgaaaaagttATAACTATTGTGATTCTTTACCCTCTTCCCTATTATAATACTTTCTATTACTTATTTTCCCTTATtctgttcattttttttcttttatgcataatattttgaatttaaaataaaaaaatataatgctaatataactatttattttcaattccaaaaaaaaaaactatttattttcccatttgaaataattttaattttttaaaacatctaaaaatttttttttgtatatttttaaaattaaatttcacaataatttattatttagtaCATCTtaacaataattatttaaaaaatatataaaaaatagcaTATGGTTGTATGACTAATAAAATTCacttttcaaatatatatatatatatatataaactcatTCTTTACTTTTAAATATCAAGtctttttttcaacattttaacTCTCTAACACTACTTTTTTACAATAACACCCAATACTAAAAAAACTCAAATCACATTTACCACAACAGTCTTCGACTCTTCGCAACACTTTTCAACATACTTTTTTTTCAACCTCAACAACTATGCCAAATTAGGCCTAAGTATAGTATAATTTGACATCTGTGGGTAGAAATTATTCTAAAACTTtaatcctttttttcttttatataaacTGTTTCTCTCTTATTAGCTTTTCATCAAACCATACTTGCCACATTTCACTTGATCTTTTTTATTCTGATTTGTTTTCTTACTTTAAGAAGTAAAAGATAAATCGAAAAAACAAGTTGAACTATATTGTAAAAAGACAGACAGGGAGGGAGACGATGGTGCTTGTTGGCACGAGTTGAAACGGGTAAGATAGAGCAGAACTGTTTCTTGCACATTTtcgactttttcttttttcttttttgtttaaagaTTGATtaataagagagagagacctGGTATCTCTGGTGCATCTTCTGGCACTTGGCACAATCGGGCCAAAGTCTTCCAAGCATCTTTAGCCGTAGTCATGTttctaagaaaagaaagcatgaaCGGATCACATGAAATTTGAATAGCATGCAAAGCAGCCACATTCCTCTTACTCCAAGCCTTGAATTCAGCCTCCTCTTCCGGTTGAGAAGGTTCTGAGGTCTGTTCCACAACGTCCCACAGATCTCTAACCCACAAATAGTTTTTTATGCAAGCTTTCCAGTTTTCATAATTATCTTTTCCGGTAAGAACTTGAGCAACAATGGCGCTCGAACAAATATTATGGGCCTCCATctgtcaaataaaaaaaaagaaaattaaatttgattctcaagCTAGCTAATTTGCACCTAATAATtagtgtgtatatatatatatacatgtgtgtgtgtgaaattACATATAGTTAAGTTATTAAAATACTCAACTTACAGGAATAAATAAATGAGTCTTCTTCCTCAGTTCTTCAGTGGTTGCAAATTATGTTGTTCCGActcaattatttttctttggagttGGATTGCAGACTATTATATGGACGGCTCCCGAAATTGATGTCACTGTACTTGCTTGTTAGGTTTGGAAGCTAATGCTATGACATAAAGCTAGAAATAGAAGGTTGATTTTTACCGCCCAATTTCTGAAGGAATATTTTGAGATCTTTCTAGTCTCAAACGGGGGCAGATCCTCTGTTTAGTTATGGGGTCcgaaattttgtaaattttttctaCAGTGAAATTTAATTAACGGCAACTGACAGCTGTCGGTTAAAAGATATCCCAAAGTCTCTACTTCTTCACTTCAAAATTATCAAAGGTTCATAATGAGCAGCATCAAAATATCCAATACCACAGCCTAAACTCTATTGATCACCTAATCCTACCGGGTAGAAACCCTTTTTTCCCGATACGGGGTCCCACCCATAACAGATAAATTAAAGGagagttaaaaaaaagtagatCAAAGATCGACAGCATCTAAGCTTCCACGTCAACGCACTTCTTGGCGGGGGTGCAGACGAGCCAAACGTATCCATAGGGATCCTTGACTTTGCCCACGCGACCACCACAGCACGCGCCGTCACCCTCAGTAATCTCACCTTTGGCAACGGCTCCAGCGCTCACGGCCTTGGCAATAGCTGCTTCCACGTCCTTGGTCTCGAGGCAGAGCACACATCCATTTCCCTCAGTTTTCACCGGAGCAGAGTCTTCAGCGATATCAGATACGAGAATGGTAGAGCCAGCGAGCTCAAGCTGAGCGGAGAGGATGTGAGGGAGCTCCTGCTCAGCCTTGCGCTTAAGGTAAACAGTACGGCCTGCCTCAACAGCGCCAAACGCGGTCTTGTAGAACTGCACTGCATCGAGTGCCTTCGGTGCCTCCACCATCAGCTGTGGCTTcatagaaaattttttctataacatataaaatttttaaaatattatatatatatttttaatagttactcaaaataactttttatctaataattaatataaataaagaatagttaaaaaaccttaaatatcTCACTCAATTTTAACCTCTTAGGTTTctccaaatttctttttctttttttttctcttctatctttttatttttatttta
Proteins encoded:
- the LOC108663896 gene encoding uncharacterized protein At5g48480-like, which codes for MKPQLMVEAPKALDAVQFYKTAFGAVEAGRTVYLKRKAEQELPHILSAQLELAGSTILVSDIAEDSAPVKTEGNGCVLCLETKDVEAAIAKAVSAGAVAKGEITEGDGACCGGRVGKVKDPYGYVWLVCTPAKKCVDVEA
- the LOC108663895 gene encoding uncharacterized protein LOC108663895, yielding MEAHNICSSAIVAQVLTGKDNYENWKACIKNYLWVRDLWDVVEQTSEPSQPEEEAEFKAWSKRNVAALHAIQISCDPFMLSFLRNMTTAKDAWKTLARLCQVPEDAPEIPEDRHVERKSTAEFLEAIRTRHLEKAKKLLRANPHLAYTGIRAMADLTIFHFAIFEGQLEMIDEFVSTMSKEHLGMVDRGGNTVLHYVALCSENTEIAQRLITKNEELLTVKNGAEDIPLDRRGDIPLNFACLAGHKDMTHYLYNMTTPGFLIEEENKRQAVLVVHRCISNKWFDVALDLLRRRPQLAFAKVDGMNAVSILSSQPSAFPSGSRLSFRQRCIYSCLNVKQPTSEDDVRINTYEVQDQRQMTNFTTQDMFCSVT